A genomic region of Desulfosarcina ovata subsp. ovata contains the following coding sequences:
- a CDS encoding rhodanese-like domain-containing protein: protein MNRLFQKRFQRTAGVWAAMLLGTLLWMPSASAVAEKVPDDLIQRTEQVRDAGLVVSAKPLMKRIERKEKLLLIDVRRAADFRALHIAGAIHVPLHFIKTKPYLKSSPVVLVEQGLAYHRLAPVCRELRTIGVDARLLDGGMNAWCHAGGPIVGEAVRQMEYNRISAADFFQEKNYARRIVCDVSAIRLAASLELIPYAVHFPMNGDRTVMAQIRKVRSEVILVVSENGDGYADAGHALSRAGFEKIYYLSGGLMAYREYLEGLANSWQPRSNRMQRFSPCKTCGENDR, encoded by the coding sequence ATGAATCGATTGTTCCAAAAACGTTTTCAACGAACGGCCGGGGTTTGGGCAGCCATGCTGCTTGGCACCCTGTTGTGGATGCCGTCAGCAAGTGCCGTTGCCGAAAAGGTCCCCGACGATCTGATTCAACGCACCGAGCAGGTCCGGGATGCCGGTCTGGTGGTGTCCGCTAAACCGCTCATGAAGCGAATCGAGCGAAAAGAGAAGCTGCTGCTGATCGACGTTCGCCGGGCTGCGGATTTCAGGGCCCTGCATATCGCCGGCGCGATACATGTGCCGCTGCACTTCATCAAGACCAAGCCGTATCTGAAATCCTCTCCCGTGGTGCTGGTGGAACAGGGTCTGGCCTATCACCGTCTGGCGCCGGTCTGCCGGGAACTGAGAACTATTGGCGTGGACGCCCGGCTGCTCGACGGCGGGATGAACGCTTGGTGCCATGCCGGAGGTCCCATCGTGGGAGAGGCGGTGCGGCAGATGGAATACAACCGTATCTCGGCAGCCGATTTCTTTCAGGAAAAGAACTATGCCCGTCGGATCGTCTGCGACGTGTCGGCCATTCGCTTGGCAGCGTCCCTGGAACTCATACCCTATGCCGTTCATTTTCCCATGAACGGCGATCGGACCGTTATGGCGCAAATAAGAAAAGTAAGGTCAGAAGTGATTCTGGTAGTAAGTGAGAACGGTGACGGATATGCCGATGCCGGCCATGCGCTTTCCCGGGCAGGGTTTGAAAAGATTTACTATCTCTCTGGTGGCCTGATGGCCTATCGCGAATATCTGGAGGGCCTGGCGAACTCCTGGCAGCCACGCAGTAACCGAATGCAGCGATTCAGCCCGTGTAAAACGTGCGGAGAAAATGATAGATGA
- a CDS encoding carboxypeptidase regulatory-like domain-containing protein has translation MKEAGMEKRWPVRFVSILWVLFWGFGMMSKSMVCQASDAVCAQVKIEINQELTLERQAFDAHMRINNGLTHISLEDVSVSVWFNDKDGNAVLATSDSSDTSALFYIRVDEMTNISDVSGAGTVAPSTSADIHWLIIPSIGASNGLESGALYYVGATLTYTIGGESNTTEVSPDYIYVKPMPELTLDYFLPAEVYGDDAFTEAIEAPVPFSLGVRVKNSGQGTASELKIESAQPRIVENDQGLLIGFTIQGSQVNGETATDSLLVDFGDIAPGTSGTARWRMICTLSGEFVEFDADFSHSDELGGEVTSLLAGTETHTLVADVQVDLTGRDQILDFLALDEDVYRVYESDTVDTVVSDQSASSTLTHVNTVNGRAVYTLAAAVNAGFIYVHLTDPYGGEKEIASVVRSDGKTIKSANAWLSKSRDGQGWNHFINLFDAAGTGQYTLTFADAADTADAPVLQYISDVIAVEGSSIGFIIQASDADGTTPSLSAATLPAGASFTDRGDGTGTFAWTPAFGQAGTYGITFKASDGELDDSQRVTLTIRSITDTDGDGMDDAWEQEQFGSLDRDGSGDYDGDGISDLDEYLSGSDPTAEDHAPSVPVIASPQNGDTVTTLTPELIIENSIDDDGDALAYRFEVYADDQYSEWVAEASVDEATGTTAWTLPGELDENGTYYWRVRATDGYSYSLWAYGVFRVNAVDESPDLPALAFPPDGGQVDTLTPVLAVTGIADPDDDEPACTFEVYADVAMTAQVTGSGNLDPSNGAAGWTVDTPLTDGATYYWRAVITDSQGLSATTDLAAFTVNTANQAPVGLSINEPENGTEVTRTDVQLIVNRATDADGDSLGYYFEIDTDPGFDSTDKTASAMIEGQTDATVSWTVSGLTDNTTYYWRTRATDDLASSPWTVGRFFVNTANDAPSAPVLKNPGQSAWVGVLTPQLCLAGGQDTDGDTLTYRFEVYADANLESLAAWSETGETTWTVGNALSDRATYYWRARATDEGGLEGNWSETGTFYVKEEEQPEPEAISVTVATDSGTALSGLRVYAYTASGSYAGLSATTDADGRASFDIDAFDVGTYQFRADYLGIKFWSAAVAIPDTTTISIVIEQATVTVTVQSTAGAVTGARVYLYSASGSYLGVTLTSDANGRVVIDLPVGEAFLFRADVLGTRYWSLATTIAADTANAVIVDAGGGTLTVQVREDENTPMAGIRIYLFSEAKTYLNVYGTTDENGQVTFNVSEASYCLRADYLGYQFWSEAITVVTDTAEVIEIPHQSVRVSVPGRYQDMDTPVTGIKTYLFSTAGSYLNRYLLTDANGQAEFSLPEKEFMIRADYLNGKYWSDGFAWDDPQIVIPMGDARVNVTGAGLPSQGIGVYLFSDSGTYLNMNGTTDEAGQVTFRLPEGTYDFRIDYQGSQFWADDRQVAADTLTDVDVSVGGGSFGMSVMTDDGVAVDGVKCHVFDGDDTYLGLSNTTDADGQASFDLAAGDYRFRVDYLGNAFWSDTVTVSGDGSTTMIIDRSTVTVNVLAAGSVVTGTKVYLFSTAESYLGVYATTDDSGQATFDLPDATDYRFRADVLGNHYWSDDVTVANGLDPVTIDAGGGTLQVTVQSDTGGPLAGLKTYLFNADGQYLSQSGETDASGQVSFDVPGGVYQVRADYLGYTFWSDAITVAEDAAASLTIALSSVTVSVMGSYQTVDTALSGIPVYLFTPTGTYLNINGKTDENGQLSFIVPRKPYMARVDTTGGQYWSGTFTASDTTVSIPMADAVVTVTGSGLPAAGVNVYLFSTAGTYLGTVQSTDGNGTVAFRLPAQTFKFRGDYQGNQYWSGDVTLQADAENDVLISVGGGSVTLTVQTASGAPMSGVNCYVFSESGSYLGLKGSTDDSGQTSFDLADGAFQFRADYLGYQYWSGAVTVPDTLVKTMAIAHTDVTLTFQADYQGTIVPLDGRKAYLFTPAGRYLGQYQETDAAGQAVFNLPDQAYTLRCDELGQHYWSETFQSMDTTVTVARGKAIIQVTFNGEIAENARLYLFSSADSYLGRYENTNSDGSAAFVLPAGQCRFRADLDGRQQWSDIVTITADLQTAVDIVLE, from the coding sequence ATGAAAGAGGCAGGGATGGAAAAACGGTGGCCGGTACGGTTTGTCTCAATTCTCTGGGTCCTGTTTTGGGGCTTTGGCATGATGTCTAAAAGCATGGTTTGTCAGGCGAGTGACGCCGTTTGCGCCCAGGTGAAGATCGAAATCAACCAGGAACTCACCCTGGAACGGCAGGCGTTCGACGCCCACATGCGCATCAACAATGGGCTGACGCATATCTCTCTCGAGGATGTGAGCGTGTCCGTCTGGTTCAACGACAAAGACGGCAACGCGGTCCTGGCCACCAGCGATTCCAGCGACACCAGCGCCCTTTTCTATATCCGGGTCGATGAAATGACCAACATTTCCGATGTGAGCGGGGCCGGAACCGTGGCTCCTTCCACCTCCGCGGATATCCATTGGCTGATCATTCCTTCCATCGGTGCTTCCAACGGACTGGAAAGCGGAGCCTTATATTATGTAGGCGCCACTCTGACCTACACCATCGGCGGTGAGTCAAACACCACCGAGGTCAGCCCCGACTACATCTATGTCAAACCCATGCCCGAGCTGACCCTGGATTACTTCCTGCCCGCGGAAGTCTATGGCGACGATGCCTTCACGGAGGCCATCGAAGCGCCGGTGCCTTTTTCCCTTGGCGTGCGGGTGAAAAACAGCGGCCAGGGAACGGCCAGCGAACTGAAAATCGAGTCGGCCCAGCCCAGAATCGTCGAAAACGACCAGGGACTTCTCATCGGTTTCACCATCCAAGGCAGCCAGGTCAACGGTGAGACGGCCACCGACAGCCTTTTGGTGGACTTCGGCGACATCGCACCGGGAACGTCGGGAACGGCCCGCTGGCGCATGATCTGCACGCTTTCCGGCGAGTTCGTCGAATTCGACGCCGATTTTTCCCATTCGGATGAACTGGGCGGCGAAGTGACCTCCCTGCTCGCCGGCACCGAGACCCACACCCTGGTGGCCGATGTCCAGGTGGACCTCACCGGTCGGGACCAGATCCTCGATTTTCTGGCCCTGGATGAGGATGTGTACCGGGTCTACGAATCCGACACGGTGGATACCGTGGTCAGCGATCAATCCGCATCATCGACCCTCACCCATGTGAACACGGTAAACGGGCGGGCGGTCTACACCCTTGCGGCAGCAGTCAACGCCGGCTTCATTTATGTCCATCTGACCGATCCCTACGGCGGTGAAAAAGAGATCGCATCGGTGGTGCGCAGTGACGGCAAGACGATCAAGTCGGCCAACGCCTGGCTCTCCAAATCCAGGGATGGCCAGGGCTGGAACCATTTCATCAACCTTTTCGACGCCGCCGGTACCGGTCAATATACCCTCACGTTTGCCGATGCGGCAGATACGGCCGACGCACCGGTGCTCCAGTATATATCGGATGTTATCGCCGTGGAGGGCAGTTCCATCGGTTTCATCATCCAGGCCAGCGATGCGGACGGCACCACCCCCAGCCTTTCCGCTGCCACCCTGCCGGCCGGTGCGAGCTTTACCGACCGGGGCGACGGCACGGGCACGTTTGCCTGGACACCGGCCTTCGGCCAGGCCGGTACCTATGGGATTACGTTTAAGGCCTCGGACGGCGAACTCGACGACAGCCAACGGGTGACGCTTACCATCCGTTCCATCACCGATACGGATGGCGACGGAATGGATGACGCCTGGGAACAGGAACAATTCGGGTCTCTCGATCGCGACGGCAGCGGTGACTATGACGGTGACGGAATCAGTGATCTTGACGAGTACCTGTCCGGCTCGGATCCCACGGCAGAAGATCACGCCCCCAGCGTGCCGGTGATCGCTTCTCCCCAAAACGGTGACACGGTCACCACGCTGACTCCCGAACTGATCATCGAGAACAGCATTGATGACGACGGGGATGCGCTTGCCTATCGATTCGAAGTGTATGCCGACGACCAGTACAGCGAATGGGTGGCCGAGGCAAGCGTCGACGAGGCCACCGGCACCACGGCCTGGACCCTGCCCGGCGAACTGGACGAAAACGGAACATATTACTGGCGCGTGCGCGCCACGGACGGATACAGTTACAGCCTCTGGGCCTACGGCGTGTTTCGGGTCAACGCCGTGGATGAATCCCCGGATCTCCCGGCATTGGCTTTTCCGCCGGACGGCGGCCAGGTCGATACCCTCACCCCCGTGCTGGCCGTCACCGGCATCGCCGACCCCGATGATGACGAACCCGCCTGCACGTTCGAGGTCTACGCTGATGTGGCGATGACCGCCCAGGTTACCGGTTCCGGAAATCTCGACCCATCCAACGGCGCCGCCGGATGGACCGTGGACACCCCCCTTACCGATGGCGCCACCTATTACTGGCGCGCCGTGATCACGGACAGCCAGGGTCTTTCGGCGACCACGGACTTGGCGGCATTCACCGTCAACACGGCAAACCAAGCGCCCGTCGGCCTATCGATCAACGAACCGGAAAACGGCACCGAGGTCACTCGCACAGACGTACAACTGATCGTGAACCGTGCCACGGACGCGGACGGCGACAGCCTGGGGTACTATTTCGAAATCGACACCGATCCCGGATTTGACAGTACCGACAAAACGGCCTCGGCCATGATCGAGGGCCAGACGGATGCCACGGTTTCCTGGACGGTATCCGGGTTGACGGACAACACTACCTACTACTGGCGGACCCGCGCCACGGACGATCTGGCTTCGAGCCCATGGACCGTCGGCCGGTTTTTCGTCAATACGGCCAATGACGCGCCTTCGGCCCCGGTCCTGAAAAACCCCGGCCAGTCCGCCTGGGTTGGCGTGCTGACACCGCAGCTATGCCTTGCAGGCGGCCAGGACACCGACGGTGACACGCTTACCTACCGTTTCGAGGTCTATGCGGATGCGAATCTGGAGAGCCTGGCGGCCTGGAGCGAAACCGGTGAGACCACCTGGACCGTGGGAAACGCACTGAGCGACCGGGCAACTTACTACTGGCGCGCCAGGGCAACGGACGAAGGCGGTCTTGAAGGAAACTGGTCGGAAACCGGTACGTTTTATGTCAAGGAGGAAGAACAACCGGAACCCGAGGCCATCAGCGTCACCGTTGCCACCGACAGCGGCACGGCGCTTTCCGGCCTGAGGGTCTATGCCTATACCGCCTCGGGATCCTACGCCGGCCTTTCGGCCACCACCGATGCCGACGGCAGGGCGTCATTCGATATCGACGCCTTCGATGTAGGCACCTATCAGTTCCGTGCGGATTACCTGGGGATCAAATTCTGGTCGGCGGCCGTGGCCATTCCGGACACGACCACGATTTCCATCGTGATCGAACAGGCGACCGTAACGGTGACCGTCCAAAGCACCGCCGGCGCGGTCACCGGTGCCAGGGTCTATCTTTATTCCGCTTCCGGCAGCTATCTTGGCGTAACCCTGACCAGCGACGCGAACGGCCGGGTGGTGATCGACCTTCCCGTGGGTGAGGCGTTCCTCTTCCGTGCCGATGTTCTGGGCACCCGGTACTGGAGCCTGGCGACGACCATCGCGGCCGATACAGCCAATGCCGTGATCGTGGATGCGGGGGGCGGCACCCTGACGGTGCAGGTCCGCGAAGATGAGAATACGCCCATGGCCGGTATCCGGATCTATCTGTTCAGCGAGGCAAAAACCTACCTCAACGTATACGGCACCACTGATGAAAACGGTCAGGTGACCTTTAACGTCAGCGAGGCCAGCTACTGCCTGCGGGCCGACTACCTGGGGTACCAGTTTTGGAGCGAGGCCATCACAGTGGTGACCGATACCGCCGAGGTCATCGAGATTCCCCATCAGAGCGTCCGAGTCAGTGTCCCGGGGCGCTACCAGGATATGGATACGCCGGTAACGGGTATCAAAACCTATCTTTTCTCCACCGCCGGCAGCTACCTGAACCGGTATCTTTTAACCGATGCCAATGGCCAGGCCGAATTTTCGTTACCTGAAAAGGAATTCATGATCCGCGCCGACTACCTGAACGGCAAGTACTGGTCGGACGGATTTGCTTGGGACGATCCGCAGATCGTGATTCCCATGGGCGATGCGCGGGTGAATGTGACCGGTGCCGGCCTGCCCTCCCAGGGCATTGGGGTCTATCTCTTTTCCGACAGCGGCACCTACCTGAACATGAACGGCACCACCGATGAGGCGGGCCAGGTGACCTTCCGGCTTCCCGAAGGCACCTACGATTTCCGGATCGACTACCAGGGCAGTCAGTTCTGGGCCGACGACCGGCAGGTGGCCGCCGATACCCTTACCGATGTGGACGTCTCCGTGGGTGGCGGCAGTTTTGGGATGAGCGTCATGACCGACGACGGAGTGGCCGTTGACGGGGTCAAGTGCCATGTTTTCGATGGTGACGACACCTATCTGGGGCTTTCGAATACCACCGATGCGGACGGTCAGGCCTCCTTCGACCTGGCCGCCGGAGACTACCGCTTCCGCGTGGATTATCTCGGCAACGCCTTCTGGAGCGATACGGTCACCGTTTCCGGGGACGGCAGCACGACGATGATCATCGACCGGTCGACGGTGACGGTGAACGTACTGGCCGCCGGCAGCGTCGTGACCGGAACCAAGGTCTATCTCTTCTCCACAGCGGAAAGCTATCTGGGCGTTTACGCGACCACCGACGACAGCGGCCAGGCCACTTTCGACCTGCCCGACGCAACCGATTACCGTTTCCGGGCCGATGTGCTGGGCAACCATTACTGGAGTGATGACGTGACCGTGGCCAATGGTCTCGATCCGGTGACCATCGATGCCGGTGGCGGAACCCTGCAGGTCACGGTGCAAAGCGATACGGGCGGCCCTTTGGCCGGCCTGAAAACCTACTTGTTCAATGCTGACGGCCAGTATCTGAGCCAATCGGGAGAGACGGACGCATCCGGGCAGGTGTCTTTCGACGTGCCCGGGGGCGTCTACCAGGTGCGCGCGGATTACTTGGGGTACACGTTCTGGAGCGACGCCATCACAGTGGCTGAGGATGCTGCCGCATCACTGACGATCGCCCTTTCGTCGGTAACGGTCAGCGTCATGGGCAGCTATCAGACTGTGGACACGGCGCTGTCGGGAATCCCGGTCTACCTGTTTACGCCAACCGGCACCTACCTCAATATCAATGGGAAGACCGATGAAAACGGCCAGCTTTCCTTCATAGTGCCCCGGAAACCATACATGGCCAGGGTCGATACCACCGGCGGGCAATACTGGTCGGGTACCTTTACCGCATCGGACACGACCGTGAGTATCCCCATGGCTGATGCGGTGGTGACTGTGACCGGTTCCGGCCTGCCCGCCGCCGGCGTCAACGTCTACCTCTTCTCTACCGCAGGAACCTACCTGGGAACGGTCCAATCCACCGACGGGAACGGAACGGTCGCTTTCCGCCTGCCGGCCCAAACCTTCAAGTTCCGTGGCGATTATCAGGGCAACCAATACTGGAGCGGTGACGTAACCCTCCAAGCGGATGCGGAAAACGATGTCCTGATCAGCGTCGGCGGTGGCAGCGTGACCCTGACCGTCCAGACGGCGAGCGGTGCGCCCATGTCCGGCGTCAACTGCTATGTCTTCTCTGAAAGCGGGAGCTACCTGGGACTCAAGGGCAGCACCGACGACAGCGGGCAGACGAGTTTTGACCTGGCCGACGGAGCCTTCCAGTTCCGGGCCGATTACCTGGGATACCAGTACTGGAGCGGGGCGGTCACCGTCCCCGACACCCTGGTCAAGACGATGGCCATCGCGCACACGGACGTAACGCTCACCTTCCAGGCCGACTACCAGGGAACCATCGTGCCCCTCGACGGTCGGAAGGCGTATCTTTTTACCCCGGCAGGCCGTTACTTGGGCCAATATCAGGAAACCGATGCGGCCGGCCAGGCCGTGTTCAACCTCCCGGATCAAGCCTACACCCTGCGTTGCGACGAACTCGGCCAACATTACTGGTCCGAAACATTCCAGTCCATGGATACCACGGTAACCGTGGCCCGGGGGAAGGCCATCATCCAGGTAACGTTTAACGGTGAGATTGCCGAAAATGCGCGGCTCTACCTTTTCAGCAGCGCGGACAGCTACCTGGGACGCTACGAGAATACCAACAGCGACGGTTCGGCGGCGTTCGTCCTGCCCGCCGGACAGTGCCGCTTCCGTGCGGACCTGGACGGCCGGCAGCAGTGGAGCGATATCGTAACGATCACCGCCGACCTTCAGACCGCGGTAGACATCGTATTGGAATAG
- a CDS encoding transglutaminase-like domain-containing protein codes for MNGNVTIRILSVIVIPVIGLIIGMQPVFHVDQQARRDVLPVNEMSRTVLYRFHIHNSTNQPVHRACFHLYAPVKQTSTQRCTKIQSSHPYEMKAEAGGNQMMIFPLATVPPYASKIVSIRASLIMRTTPWETGPFGSYLIATIENKNIRNLAQKLRSDTPRETADNIYRWIIDHIQFTGYTREEKGASCALARREGDCTEFADLFVAISRAAGLPARRVSGYLIPEGEVLKPGAYHDWAEFYERGAWRIADAQQRNFDMRYPDYVATRIAPPVLSAESAGGFHQFYIEGDGLTVKMD; via the coding sequence GTGAACGGAAACGTCACCATCCGGATTTTAAGCGTCATCGTGATTCCGGTGATCGGTTTGATCATCGGTATGCAACCGGTTTTCCATGTTGATCAGCAGGCGAGGCGTGACGTTTTGCCGGTAAATGAGATGTCCCGGACCGTTCTATACCGTTTCCATATCCACAATAGTACCAATCAACCGGTTCACCGCGCTTGTTTCCACCTCTATGCACCGGTCAAACAGACAAGTACTCAGCGCTGTACAAAGATCCAGTCTTCTCATCCATACGAGATGAAAGCCGAGGCTGGCGGCAACCAGATGATGATTTTCCCTTTAGCAACGGTTCCGCCCTATGCTTCCAAAATTGTCTCTATCCGCGCCAGTCTGATAATGCGCACAACGCCTTGGGAGACAGGACCTTTCGGTTCGTATCTCATAGCCACGATTGAAAATAAAAACATCCGCAACCTGGCCCAAAAACTGAGATCCGATACCCCGCGGGAGACTGCAGATAACATTTACCGCTGGATTATCGATCATATTCAATTCACCGGTTACACCCGTGAGGAAAAGGGGGCCAGTTGCGCACTCGCCCGGCGAGAAGGCGATTGTACCGAGTTTGCCGACCTGTTTGTCGCTATTTCCCGGGCGGCGGGACTTCCGGCCCGCCGTGTCAGTGGCTACCTGATCCCCGAGGGAGAAGTGCTCAAGCCAGGGGCATACCATGATTGGGCTGAGTTTTATGAAAGGGGCGCATGGCGGATCGCCGATGCCCAGCAAAGAAACTTTGACATGCGATACCCGGACTATGTCGCCACGCGAATCGCCCCCCCGGTGTTAAGCGCGGAATCGGCAGGCGGATTCCATCAGTTTTACATCGAAGGCGATGGGTTGACGGTAAAAATGGATTGA
- a CDS encoding radical SAM protein encodes MHYEGNIIRPPSEANSILLQVTVGCSHNKCTFCGTYTGERFRIKPDEIIMQDIAFAATYCQRQRRVFLCDGDVMIIPQKRLMKILTEIRRQLPWVTRVGIYANAKSLNMKTDEQLRELRDNGLGIAYMGLESGDDVTLKAIRKGALSEQMIKMGRKARAAGIKLSITVLLGLAGRERSQIHARETGRVLSAIDPEFVGALSLMLVPGTPLYDQYQAGTFELIEPDEMLAELRTMIAETHQTQGMFHANHASNYLPIRARMPKEKEQTLALIDEALSGKVALRPEWMRAL; translated from the coding sequence ATGCATTACGAAGGCAACATCATTCGTCCGCCCAGTGAGGCCAACAGTATATTGCTCCAGGTAACCGTGGGGTGCTCCCACAACAAATGTACCTTCTGCGGAACCTACACCGGGGAACGGTTTCGGATCAAGCCAGACGAGATCATCATGCAGGACATCGCCTTTGCCGCCACCTACTGCCAACGGCAGCGCCGTGTGTTTCTGTGCGACGGCGACGTAATGATCATTCCCCAGAAACGGTTGATGAAAATCCTCACCGAAATTCGCCGGCAGCTGCCCTGGGTGACCCGGGTGGGGATTTACGCCAACGCCAAAAGCCTGAACATGAAAACCGATGAACAACTCCGCGAGCTGCGCGACAACGGGCTCGGTATCGCCTACATGGGGCTGGAAAGCGGCGACGACGTGACCCTCAAGGCGATCCGCAAAGGCGCCTTGTCCGAACAGATGATCAAAATGGGCCGCAAGGCCAGGGCTGCCGGCATCAAGCTCTCGATTACGGTGCTTTTGGGCTTGGCCGGTCGCGAGCGCTCCCAAATCCATGCCCGGGAGACCGGCCGGGTGCTGTCGGCCATCGATCCGGAATTCGTCGGCGCCCTCTCCCTGATGCTGGTTCCCGGCACCCCCCTTTACGACCAATACCAGGCCGGAACGTTTGAGCTGATCGAGCCGGACGAGATGCTGGCCGAACTGCGCACCATGATCGCCGAAACCCACCAGACCCAGGGCATGTTTCACGCCAACCATGCCTCCAACTATCTGCCCATCCGTGCGCGCATGCCCAAGGAGAAGGAACAGACCCTGGCCCTGATCGATGAGGCCCTCTCCGGCAAGGTTGCGTTAAGGCCGGAATGGATGCGGGCATTATAG
- the tkt gene encoding transketolase, whose translation MSKGAQKKQPTIDDLCINTIRTLSMDAVQKANSGHPGAPMGLAPAGYALWTRVLKHNPANPDWPDRDRFVLSGGHASMLLYSLLHLTGYDLSLEEIQNFRQWGSKTPGHPEYGHTPGVETTTGPLGQGFANAVGMAMAERHLAAGFNQKGHDIVDHYTYVMCGDGDLMEGVASEAASLAGHLGLGKLICLYDDNGISIEGTTGIAFTENVGKRFDAYRWQVIKVKDGSDPDAIEKALHEAKAETGKPSIIMLKTHIAHGSPNKQDSADAHGSPLGEAEIELTKAALGWKEKTPFAIPKKALDKFRKCIKSGEKAEAGWKKVYQKYTQKYPQLADDWINALTRFMPKGWEADLPQFTPEEGPMATRAASGKVLNAAAAIFPSLMGGSADLAPSNKTFIDGSPEFQKKHYAGRNIRFGVREFAMGAIMSGMFLHGGVRPYGGTFLVFADYVRPAIRVAALMKLPVVYVFTHDSVAVGEDGPTHQPVEHLAALRAIPNLTVIRPADATETAQAWRKAIATNDRPVALILSRQKLPILDAKLTACGVDQGGYILSDCPGRPQILLIATGAEVHITLKAQQMLADQGIAARVVNMPSWEIFEEHSETYKKRILPPAVKARIAIEAGISMGWERYVGPSGTVLGIDHFGASAPGATVLENFGFTAEKIVETALAMLK comes from the coding sequence ATGAGCAAGGGAGCCCAGAAAAAGCAACCGACCATCGATGATTTATGCATCAATACCATTCGTACCCTCTCCATGGATGCAGTGCAGAAGGCCAATTCCGGCCATCCCGGGGCCCCCATGGGGCTGGCGCCGGCCGGTTATGCCCTCTGGACGCGGGTGCTCAAACACAATCCGGCCAATCCGGACTGGCCCGATCGCGACCGTTTCGTGCTCTCCGGCGGTCATGCCTCCATGCTGCTTTACAGCCTGCTGCATCTGACCGGTTATGACCTCAGTCTGGAGGAAATCCAAAATTTCCGCCAGTGGGGCAGCAAAACCCCCGGCCATCCCGAATACGGACACACGCCCGGCGTGGAGACCACCACCGGCCCCCTGGGCCAGGGGTTTGCCAATGCCGTGGGCATGGCCATGGCCGAGCGCCATCTGGCCGCCGGTTTCAACCAGAAAGGCCACGACATCGTCGATCACTACACCTACGTGATGTGCGGCGACGGCGACCTGATGGAAGGCGTGGCATCCGAAGCCGCCTCCCTGGCCGGCCACCTGGGCCTGGGGAAACTGATCTGCCTGTACGATGACAACGGTATCTCCATCGAGGGCACCACCGGCATCGCCTTTACCGAAAATGTGGGCAAACGGTTCGATGCCTACCGCTGGCAGGTCATCAAGGTCAAAGACGGCAGCGACCCCGATGCCATCGAGAAAGCCCTGCACGAAGCCAAGGCCGAAACGGGCAAGCCCTCGATCATCATGCTCAAAACCCACATTGCCCATGGCAGCCCCAACAAACAGGACTCGGCCGATGCCCATGGCTCCCCATTGGGCGAAGCGGAGATTGAGCTGACCAAGGCGGCTCTGGGGTGGAAGGAGAAAACCCCGTTCGCCATTCCCAAGAAGGCGCTGGACAAATTCCGCAAATGCATCAAGTCGGGAGAAAAAGCCGAAGCGGGTTGGAAAAAAGTCTACCAGAAATATACCCAGAAATACCCTCAACTGGCCGATGACTGGATCAATGCCCTGACCCGCTTCATGCCCAAGGGCTGGGAAGCCGATCTGCCCCAGTTCACCCCCGAGGAAGGCCCCATGGCCACCCGTGCCGCCTCTGGAAAGGTGCTCAATGCCGCCGCCGCCATCTTCCCCAGCCTGATGGGCGGATCGGCCGACTTGGCGCCCTCCAACAAAACCTTTATCGACGGCAGCCCGGAGTTCCAGAAAAAGCATTATGCCGGGCGCAACATCCGTTTCGGTGTCCGTGAATTTGCCATGGGCGCCATCATGTCAGGTATGTTTCTGCACGGAGGCGTACGCCCTTATGGCGGGACCTTCCTGGTTTTCGCCGACTATGTGCGGCCGGCCATTCGCGTGGCGGCCCTGATGAAGCTGCCGGTGGTCTATGTCTTTACCCATGACAGCGTGGCCGTGGGCGAAGACGGCCCCACCCATCAACCGGTGGAGCACCTGGCCGCCCTGCGAGCCATTCCCAACCTGACGGTAATCCGGCCGGCCGACGCCACGGAGACCGCCCAGGCCTGGCGCAAGGCCATCGCCACCAACGACCGTCCGGTGGCCCTGATTCTCAGCCGCCAGAAGCTTCCCATCCTGGATGCCAAGCTCACCGCCTGCGGCGTGGACCAGGGCGGCTATATTCTGTCGGACTGTCCGGGAAGACCCCAGATCCTCCTCATCGCCACCGGTGCCGAGGTGCATATCACCCTCAAGGCCCAGCAGATGCTGGCGGATCAAGGCATTGCCGCCCGCGTGGTCAACATGCCCTCCTGGGAAATCTTCGAGGAGCATTCCGAGACCTATAAAAAGCGAATCCTTCCACCGGCGGTCAAGGCCCGGATTGCCATTGAGGCGGGTATTTCCATGGGCTGGGAACGGTATGTCGGGCCGAGCGGTACGGTTCTGGGCATCGACCACTTCGGTGCGTCGGCACCGGGCGCAACGGTCCTGGAAAATTTTGGTTTCACGGCGGAAAAGATCGTCGAGACCGCCCTGGCCATGCTCAAGTGA